A window of Prevotella fusca JCM 17724 genomic DNA:
GATTTATGATGCGCCTGTGGAATGATGCTGCAGGAGACATAACGAACCATTAAGAAAGTAAAAGCAATGAAAATGATACGAAGTAAATATGCTGTTCTCTTCCTCGCACTGCTTGCCGTGGGCTGTTCACGCAGCAGTGAGGATTATGCCGAGGAGGACTATAATAAGCTCTTCCCATTCGGTGGAATAGAGAAGCCGAAGGTGTCGTATGAAGACCAGGTGGTACAGTTGGGCGACCCTTATGCCTCTGTTTCCGATTTTGTCTATCCCGGTGTAGAGATTACTGAGAACGTGAGAACCTACAAGGTAACACTCACCTGCTCGTTCAAGGAACAGGGTTTTGCGGATGAGGATGAGGGGGAGGACAAGGTGGATTCACGTTATTTTATCCGTTATGTTGACGCAGACAAGAAGCTGCATACGATAGCAACGGACAAGCGTGCACAGGGAACTGACTTCCTGTTGACGAAGAACAAGGAACATACTGTTACCTTCACTGCCAAGTCGGGCTTCCCGATGTATCTCTGGGTGAACGGTGTTGGACCGCAGAACTCTTCTGTTCACGCAACAATTTCGGCTGTTTCGGAAGACGGATTTACCATCGTAAAGCCTTTGGCAGTACACGAATATCAGAACCAAGAGGGTATTGACAAAATCAAGGCACCCTTCTGTGCTTATATCATCCTCCCATAATATGCAAAAGAATGAAACAGAAAACATTTATTTATAGTCTTCTGCTCCTGCTTGTCTCAGTGCTGTCTTCATGTAGCCAGTGGGAGGGAGAGACCGTAGAGTCAGCTTATCAGGAACCACAGATACCTGACCCTACCTATCAATTCAAGCGTAACGGTGCCAGCAGTGTGGACTATCTCGAATGTAGTCTGCTGCGTGATCCACTCGATTATATCTACAGCAGCTATCTCAGAACTGCGAACATTATGTATGAAGGCACGATGACACGTGTCAAAGGATACTATAACAATGGTGAATTCGGCTTGAAACCACAGGAGGAACTGGCAGCTTCATCGCTTCATAAGGCTGATAGAGAGCGCATTCTGAAAGATGTGGAAGACATCTTTGTAACGACAGGTAAACTCAGCGGACTGGGTCAGCCCAGCCCCGGTACTTATCGTAACCACAAGGCAAAGATGGGTGAAGGCGGTTATGTAGGTGTTCATATCGGTGATGTGAACATTGCCTTTGCCAACGAGAAAGGCTTGGTGGTGGCTGAACTGTTCAATGGTATTGTATGGGGAGGTATCTATCTGGACAAGATTCTCAATGTACATCTCAACGACAGTCTGTATAATGATGCCCGCCTGCGCAGCGAGCACGAGCGTACAGCCCTGCTGCCGGGACGCAACTACACCGAGCTGGAACATCACTGGGACCTTGCCTACGGCTATTATCAGTATTGGTTGCCTTATGTGCAGGTTGGCGGATTACCCGTATTGCGTGAGAGTCGCATCAAGCTCTACAATGCCTTTGCACGAGGAAGACTGGCTTTGACCGAGTATCGCTACGAGGAAGTGCTGCAGCAGTTGCAGCTGATTAGGGCTGAACTGTCGAAGGTCGCAGCTGTAAGAGCAATGAACCTGCTGGTGAATGATATTACTGTGGGAAATCTGGATGAGGACATTAACAATGCACTTGTTTTCCTGTCACAGGGCTGTGGAGCACTCTATGGCTTGCAGTTTACCTTGCAGGAATCTGGTAAACCGCATCTTACCTATGAGCAGGTGAAGTCGTATATCAATGAACTCACTTCCGGTAACGGCTTTTGGGATAAGGAGCGTCTCTTAGGTGATGAGGCTACGGTAGGTTCGCTCAAGCATGTTGCTTCACAGGTGGGCAAGGTGTATGGCTTGACGCTTAATGATATAAAACGTTCGTATTAAATTTAAAGCATACAAATATGACAAATAGAATCTATTTCATAATATCCTTGTTGTTGCTTCCTCTCATGGGTAAGGCGCAACTGAACACGGAGCTGTTGCTCAACGGAGGCTTTGAGCAGTATGCCCAGCCTACACCACCTCCTCCATCTGGTGATGACGAGGAAGGGGGCGAAGGAGAGGAGGAAGAAGAGGAAAGTTTCAATCCTTATCAGAAACCGCTCTTCTGGTATATCAGTGACCAGCTGGGTTACTCAAGAACCAAAGATGCTCATGGCGGAGAGTTTGCTGTGAAGGTTTATCCTAACGGTCATTCGTTCTATTCACGTGACAAGGATTTCAACATCAACTGTATCAGTATCAAGGCTGAAGGCGAATACAAGCTGTCTTATTGGTACAAAGGTAAGGCGAAGAAACCAAACGTTGTCGCTATTGTAGACTGGTACAAGGGTAACAAGATCGTGAGGAAAGACCGGCTTGACAATGAGAAAGTTGCAGGCTTCACGGATAATTGGCAGCAGAAAACAATTACTCTTACAGCTCCTGCAGGTGTTGATAAGGCGGGAATAGGCTTTGAGATAGAGTACGATCCTTCTGCCAATGATGGTGGTTACATCCTCTTCGATGACATCTCCTTTATGCAGACAAAGGAAGCTGAGAAAGAACCGACACTCACCGCACCGGCAGCTGTCAGGGCACAGGTGCAACAGCGTGAGGTAGAACTCTCATGGAATGCAGTCGCTGAAACAGGTGTAAGCTATGAGATACGCTGTAACGACCAAGTGGTTGGACGGACGGAAGCAACTTCCTACGTTGTTGAGAAACTGCTGCCTAACATGTCCTATCGTTTCACCGTGACAACCATCAAGGGTGAGGAAACCTCGAAACCTTCCAAGCCTGTCAGCGAGCAGACGCTGCAAATGACGGAGAATGAAGACTTTGAGGGTAGAATACCTTATTTATATACCATACGTGAGGAGGGCTCCTGTCCACGGACACTGCGCTTGTACTATAACGATCTGGCTGATCCTGCTGCCCGCATCACTTATAAGATTGACGGGGTGAGTGTAATGCCAGAGGGAAGTGTCCTGACTTTCCCAAGTAAGGGACGACATATCTTGCAGATAGAAATCGAGGAAACATCCGAGCGTAAGTGGGAAATAGAATATAAACTGAATGTTGACTAACGATGAAAAGAATACTTTTTTATTTATTGCTTCTGTGCAGTAGTGTCAGCTTTGTGGCTTGCAGCGAAGACGCATCCGAAGACAGGGATATTCAAGTGGGGGCTGATGACTTGAAGGAAGTTACGCTGAACAAACTTACCACCCGCACGATTATTCTGCAAGGTGGTAATGGCAAGTATATTGCCAATGTGGCTGACTCAAAGGTTGCTGGCGTTTCCATCAGCAAGGACACGTTGCGTATCAACGGAATACTTGAAGGAAACACTTATGCCACCATTATCTCCGGCGACTACAGAAAGGTTGTGAACATCAATGTGGTGGTGCCGGAACTCAGTATCAGCCAGTCGGAAATCAGACTTTATCCCCGTGATGAAAGTAAGTTTATCAGTCTGAACGGAGGTGGTGATGTTGTCGACCTGAAGATAGAAGACCCCGACAAGGTTATAGATGCGAAGTGGAATGCCAAGACGAATATCCTGGAAGTGCAGGCTTACTATGAAGGGGAGGCGAAGATAAGGATTGTCTCGCAGGACAAGCGGGAGAAGGTTCTCAAAGTCGTTGTGCGATGTGACGGAAAGGCTGAGCGTGTAGGCGTTTACGGCACCACTTCTCACAGTCTTTATGAGCAGATGAACACGGTAATGGCGGTGCGCCGTCCCGGTGTAGGTGTGTGGCTCTGTAACGGTGCACGTCCTTACACATCCCGCAGAGTACTGAAGATTACGCCTGCTGTGGTCAATCCTGTTGTCGGTACACAGGTGGATGTCTCGCTCTCAATGCTTTATCCTAACGAGTTTGCTTCTACAAAGATAAAGGAAGGAAAGTTCAAGCTGTATGTGGAAGAAGTTAGAGAGAAAGATGTTGTGCTTCGAGGCAAGGGATTTAAGTTCGTCATCCCATACGAGAAGAAATAAGCCGACATTGCTTGTTGGCACTTTTGTTTGACCAGTCAGTCCCGACGGTCTGGCTGGTCAGGTTTCAAGTAATAGTAATTTA
This region includes:
- a CDS encoding fibronectin type III domain-containing protein, which codes for MTNRIYFIISLLLLPLMGKAQLNTELLLNGGFEQYAQPTPPPPSGDDEEGGEGEEEEEESFNPYQKPLFWYISDQLGYSRTKDAHGGEFAVKVYPNGHSFYSRDKDFNINCISIKAEGEYKLSYWYKGKAKKPNVVAIVDWYKGNKIVRKDRLDNEKVAGFTDNWQQKTITLTAPAGVDKAGIGFEIEYDPSANDGGYILFDDISFMQTKEAEKEPTLTAPAAVRAQVQQREVELSWNAVAETGVSYEIRCNDQVVGRTEATSYVVEKLLPNMSYRFTVTTIKGEETSKPSKPVSEQTLQMTENEDFEGRIPYLYTIREEGSCPRTLRLYYNDLADPAARITYKIDGVSVMPEGSVLTFPSKGRHILQIEIEETSERKWEIEYKLNVD
- a CDS encoding DUF4856 domain-containing protein; amino-acid sequence: MKQKTFIYSLLLLLVSVLSSCSQWEGETVESAYQEPQIPDPTYQFKRNGASSVDYLECSLLRDPLDYIYSSYLRTANIMYEGTMTRVKGYYNNGEFGLKPQEELAASSLHKADRERILKDVEDIFVTTGKLSGLGQPSPGTYRNHKAKMGEGGYVGVHIGDVNIAFANEKGLVVAELFNGIVWGGIYLDKILNVHLNDSLYNDARLRSEHERTALLPGRNYTELEHHWDLAYGYYQYWLPYVQVGGLPVLRESRIKLYNAFARGRLALTEYRYEEVLQQLQLIRAELSKVAAVRAMNLLVNDITVGNLDEDINNALVFLSQGCGALYGLQFTLQESGKPHLTYEQVKSYINELTSGNGFWDKERLLGDEATVGSLKHVASQVGKVYGLTLNDIKRSY